The following proteins are co-located in the Deinococcus metallilatus genome:
- a CDS encoding alpha/beta hydrolase: MTSRPGQGGEDPGRLAARPGRVRGQPEQVPAQRGLRSLEFGKKRDGLLYVPDTRPIRPMPLIVMLHGAGCNAQHGLAPLLSHADTHGLLLLAPEARSSTWDVIRGGYGPDVAFIDQALAFVFERYPVDPTRVVLEGFSDGASYALSLGLGNGDLFTHLMAFSPGFMAPARQVGAPRIFISHGEYDRVLPIDRCSRVIVPQLRRAGYDVEYLEFAGPHTVPEEIVEAALAWLERGE, translated from the coding sequence ATGACCAGCAGGCCAGGGCAGGGGGGGGAGGACCCCGGCCGCCTGGCAGCGCGGCCCGGCCGAGTGCGGGGCCAGCCGGAGCAGGTGCCCGCTCAGCGTGGCTTGCGGTCCCTGGAGTTCGGCAAGAAGCGGGATGGCCTGCTATACGTGCCAGACACCCGTCCCATCCGGCCCATGCCCCTCATCGTCATGCTGCACGGCGCGGGCTGCAACGCGCAGCACGGGCTGGCGCCACTCCTTAGCCACGCCGACACCCACGGCCTGTTGCTGCTGGCCCCTGAAGCCCGGTCCTCCACCTGGGACGTCATCCGGGGGGGGTACGGCCCGGACGTGGCCTTTATCGATCAGGCCCTCGCCTTCGTCTTCGAGCGGTATCCCGTTGATCCTACGCGCGTCGTGCTGGAAGGGTTCTCGGACGGCGCCTCCTACGCGCTCTCGCTGGGGCTGGGCAACGGCGACCTGTTCACGCACCTGATGGCGTTCTCGCCGGGGTTCATGGCGCCTGCGCGGCAGGTCGGCGCCCCCCGCATCTTCATCTCCCACGGCGAATATGACCGCGTTCTGCCCATCGACCGCTGTAGCCGCGTGATCGTGCCCCAGCTCCGGCGGGCCGGGTACGACGTGGAATACCTGGAGTTTGCCGGGCCGCACACCGTCCCGGAGGAGATCGTGGAGGCCGCGCTGGCGTGGTTGGAGAGGGGAGAGTGA
- a CDS encoding DUF1697 domain-containing protein: MKHVALLRGINVGGNRKVPMKDLKATFERLGFRGVQTYIQSGNVVFQAEKVDQAAIEEALRLEFGFPVDVMLRSAAEWSALAPRNPYPAQAAADGTKVHVAFLHQVPTAERLDALSARASGEDTWVCLGRELYLHTPGGLGQSKLNLTPLKQAATVRNWRTVENIGELLEK, translated from the coding sequence ATGAAACACGTCGCGCTGTTGCGGGGCATCAATGTCGGCGGCAACCGCAAGGTGCCGATGAAGGACCTGAAGGCCACCTTCGAGCGCCTGGGCTTCCGGGGGGTCCAGACATACATTCAGAGCGGCAACGTCGTCTTTCAGGCCGAGAAGGTGGACCAGGCGGCCATTGAGGAGGCTCTGCGGCTGGAGTTCGGCTTTCCGGTGGACGTGATGCTGCGGAGCGCGGCGGAATGGTCCGCCCTGGCCCCCCGCAACCCCTACCCGGCGCAGGCCGCGGCGGACGGGACGAAAGTTCATGTGGCGTTCCTGCATCAGGTCCCCACCGCTGAGCGGCTGGACGCCCTGAGCGCCCGTGCTTCCGGCGAGGACACCTGGGTATGCCTGGGGCGCGAACTCTACCTCCACACCCCCGGCGGCCTGGGCCAGAGCAAGCTGAACCTGACGCCCCTGAAGCAGGCAGCGACCGTCCGCAACTGGCGCACGGTCGAGAACATAGGGGAGTTGCTGGAGAAGTGA
- the msrB gene encoding peptide-methionine (R)-S-oxide reductase MsrB: MTKPDRQATFQKPSDEELRQALTPMQYHVTQREGTERAFTGEYWDHDAEGIYVDVVSGEPLFSSLDKYDAGCGWPSFTRPIPSVNLTENTDHKIGYPRTEVRSGLADSHLGHVFPDGPAEAGGLRYCINSAALRFVPVDDLAAQGYGEYLGLFGKQA, translated from the coding sequence ATGACCAAGCCCGACCGCCAGGCCACCTTCCAGAAGCCCAGCGACGAGGAACTGCGCCAGGCCCTTACGCCGATGCAGTACCACGTGACCCAGCGCGAGGGCACCGAACGCGCCTTCACGGGGGAATACTGGGACCACGACGCAGAAGGCATCTACGTGGACGTGGTGTCCGGCGAACCCCTCTTCAGTTCGCTCGACAAGTACGACGCGGGCTGCGGCTGGCCCAGCTTCACCCGCCCGATTCCCAGCGTGAACCTGACCGAGAACACCGACCACAAGATCGGCTACCCCCGCACCGAGGTGCGCTCGGGCCTGGCAGACTCCCACCTGGGCCACGTCTTCCCTGACGGCCCCGCCGAGGCGGGCGGCCTGCGCTACTGCATCAATTCGGCGGCGCTGCGCTTCGTGCCGGTGGACGACCTGGCCGCGCAGGGCTACGGGGAATACCTGGGGCTGTTCGGAAAGCAGGCCTGA
- a CDS encoding DsbA family oxidoreductase, with product MTLFSPSAPGKLRVDIWSDIACPWCYIGKRRLEQALQGFPQRDQVEVVWHSFELDPSAPVQGPLSLRDGLARKYRRTPEQAQEMLDSMTHTAAGEGLDYHFERAQPTNTFLAHQLLHLAAEKGLGDAMKERLLRAYLSEGEFLGDRETLVRLASEVGLDAAEVRAALESGKYAQAVRQDEAQAQALGISGVPFFVLGGKYGVSGAQSPDVLRGALEQVWKETHPAPLTLLGQDTPAEGCEDGQCALPQRDAADTRG from the coding sequence ATGACTCTCTTTTCCCCCTCGGCTCCGGGCAAACTGCGCGTGGACATCTGGTCGGACATCGCCTGCCCGTGGTGTTACATCGGCAAGCGGCGGCTGGAACAGGCCCTCCAGGGCTTCCCCCAGCGCGATCAGGTGGAGGTGGTGTGGCATTCCTTCGAGCTGGACCCCTCGGCCCCGGTGCAGGGTCCGCTGTCCCTGCGCGACGGTCTGGCCCGCAAGTACCGGCGCACGCCCGAGCAGGCGCAGGAGATGCTGGACAGCATGACGCACACCGCCGCCGGGGAGGGGCTGGACTACCACTTCGAGCGCGCACAGCCGACAAATACCTTCCTGGCCCATCAACTGCTTCACCTCGCCGCAGAAAAGGGCCTGGGAGACGCGATGAAAGAACGCCTGCTGCGGGCCTACCTCTCCGAAGGCGAATTCCTGGGCGACCGGGAAACGCTGGTGCGCCTGGCCTCGGAAGTGGGCCTGGACGCGGCCGAGGTGCGCGCGGCACTGGAGAGCGGGAAGTACGCCCAGGCCGTGCGGCAGGACGAGGCGCAGGCGCAGGCCCTGGGCATCAGCGGCGTGCCCTTCTTCGTGCTGGGCGGCAAGTACGGCGTGAGCGGCGCCCAGTCACCGGACGTGCTGCGCGGGGCGCTGGAGCAGGTCTGGAAGGAAACGCATCCCGCGCCCCTGACCCTGCTGGGCCAGGACACCCCGGCCGAGGGCTGCGAGGACGGGCAGTGCGCGCTGCCCCAGCGGGACGCGGCGGACACGCGCGGCTGA
- a CDS encoding carboxylesterase/lipase family protein — protein MTRTLSLLTAALFTVASAQDTTAPAPALPPTTQAAPAAAPGLPVRAQVTSGLLVGREAGGVRVWQGIPYAAPPVGERRWKAPEPAPIWVGERDASRPGNVCVQPRPPLAGGGLRGAEDCLYLNVYAPANAARAPVMVWIHGGSFRSGAGSDYDGRVLARERGVVVVTVNYRLGPLGFLAAPGLLEGRTDGNYGLLDQQAALRWVRANAAAFGGDPANVTVFGESAGGMSLCAQLASPGAAGLFDKAVLQSGPCTPSINIAALPDALNTGAAYARDLGCPDGSGACLRGVPVERLLTTPVPGRRAPGSVALPPVYGDAVLPRSPHEVFQSGEVNRVPVMIGSNLDEGTLFVAPIAGAGRDLPLWQYWGLVALLERWNAPRVLANYLTRDYPTVGLTAAAVVTDGLFACPVNDITRDLARVVPVYAYEFRDQAAPSELKPTTSVPRYGAFHAAELISVFGTPLTDFADPAQFTPAQADLARTLRTYWTNFARTGNPNGPGLPVWRPFVPAQNNVLTFQPGNIHELTDFRQEHRCDVWDH, from the coding sequence ATGACCCGCACGCTCAGCCTGCTGACCGCCGCGCTGTTCACGGTCGCCTCGGCCCAGGACACCACCGCCCCGGCCCCTGCCCTGCCGCCCACCACCCAGGCCGCCCCCGCCGCCGCGCCCGGTCTGCCCGTCCGTGCCCAGGTCACCTCCGGCCTGCTGGTGGGCCGCGAGGCGGGCGGCGTGCGTGTGTGGCAGGGCATTCCCTATGCCGCGCCGCCGGTCGGGGAAAGACGCTGGAAGGCCCCGGAACCGGCCCCCATCTGGGTGGGCGAGCGCGACGCCTCGCGGCCCGGCAACGTGTGCGTGCAGCCCCGGCCTCCCCTGGCGGGCGGCGGCCTGCGCGGGGCGGAGGACTGCCTCTACCTGAATGTCTATGCACCGGCGAATGCGGCGCGCGCCCCGGTGATGGTCTGGATTCACGGCGGCTCCTTCCGCAGCGGGGCGGGCAGCGACTACGACGGGCGGGTGCTGGCGCGCGAGCGCGGGGTGGTGGTCGTCACCGTGAACTACCGCCTGGGACCGCTGGGCTTCCTCGCCGCGCCGGGGCTGCTCGAAGGCCGCACCGACGGCAACTACGGCCTCCTCGATCAGCAGGCGGCGCTGCGCTGGGTGCGGGCGAATGCCGCCGCCTTCGGGGGGGACCCCGCGAACGTCACTGTCTTCGGGGAGTCGGCCGGTGGGATGAGCTTGTGCGCGCAGCTCGCCTCGCCCGGCGCGGCGGGCCTCTTCGACAAGGCGGTTCTCCAGAGCGGCCCCTGCACGCCCAGCATCAACATCGCGGCCCTCCCCGACGCGCTGAACACGGGGGCCGCCTATGCCCGCGACCTGGGGTGCCCCGACGGGAGCGGCGCCTGCCTGCGGGGCGTCCCGGTCGAGCGCCTGCTGACCACGCCCGTGCCCGGCCGCCGTGCTCCCGGGAGCGTCGCGCTGCCCCCCGTCTACGGCGACGCGGTACTCCCGCGTTCCCCCCATGAGGTGTTCCAGAGCGGGGAGGTGAACCGGGTGCCCGTCATGATCGGCAGCAACCTCGATGAGGGCACGCTCTTTGTGGCGCCCATCGCCGGGGCCGGAAGGGACCTGCCCCTGTGGCAGTACTGGGGGCTGGTGGCGCTGCTGGAACGGTGGAACGCGCCGCGCGTCCTGGCCAACTACCTCACCCGCGATTACCCGACGGTGGGCCTGACCGCCGCCGCCGTCGTCACCGACGGGCTGTTCGCCTGCCCGGTGAACGACATCACCCGCGACCTCGCCCGCGTGGTGCCGGTCTATGCCTACGAGTTCCGCGACCAGGCGGCGCCCAGCGAGCTGAAGCCCACCACCAGTGTCCCCCGCTACGGGGCCTTCCACGCCGCCGAACTCATCAGCGTGTTCGGCACGCCGCTGACGGACTTCGCGGACCCGGCCCAGTTCACCCCCGCCCAGGCCGACCTCGCCCGCACGCTGCGGACCTACTGGACCAACTTCGCGCGCACCGGCAATCCCAACGGGCCGGGCCTGCCCGTCTGGCGGCCCTTCGTGCCCGCCCAGAACAACGTCCTGACCTTCCAGCCCGGCAATATCCACGAGCTCACCGATTTCCGCCAGGAGCACCGCTGCGACGTGTGGGACCACTAA
- the ftsH gene encoding ATP-dependent zinc metalloprotease FtsH has translation MKRAMWGWGLAAAVVLLLLLINAASPRGHTGDLSLTDFTDALRAGQVQTATVQFQNNTALLTGTLKSGSSYHTRTLAADPAITLNRLQAAGVSVTYAPTARLSLLTLFSGLLTMLLIVGLLLLLFRNRGGGGTDAASSFGKSKAAVIAEGQVKLTFQDVAGCDEAKQDLQEVVDFLRHPERYHQLGARIPHGVLLVGPPGSGKTLLAKAVAGEAKVPYFSISGSDFVEMFVGVGAARVRDLFEQARKSAPCIVFIDEIDAVGRKRGVNLQGGNDEREQTLNQLLVEMDGFSSGQEVIILAATNRPDVLDAALLRPGRFDRQVVVDAPDVRGREMILRIHARKKPLDPSVDLAVIARRTAGMVGADLENLLNEAALGAARAGRSRIVMRDVEEARDRVLMGPERRSLVVREADRKVTAYHEVGHALAAQLLPHADKAHKLTIVPRGRSLGSALYTPEDRMHLTRAALLDRICVALAGHAAEEVATGQVTTGAANDFQQATNLARRMVTEWGMSEVGQLALAQESAGYLGYGPQQGVYSDHTAERIDAELARILNGQYERAAALLTEHAHVLHRLTDALMARESLTGEDVQTVLAGGTLDGPASTPEGDEGPAAQPGLTPNPA, from the coding sequence ATGAAACGCGCCATGTGGGGCTGGGGCCTGGCCGCCGCCGTGGTGTTGCTGCTGCTCCTGATCAATGCCGCCAGTCCGCGCGGGCATACGGGTGACCTGTCCCTCACCGACTTCACGGACGCGCTGCGGGCCGGACAGGTCCAGACCGCCACCGTGCAGTTCCAGAACAACACGGCGCTGCTCACCGGCACGCTGAAGAGCGGCAGCTCCTACCACACCCGCACGCTGGCCGCCGACCCCGCCATCACCCTGAACCGGCTCCAGGCGGCCGGGGTGAGCGTCACCTACGCGCCCACCGCCCGCCTGAGCCTGCTGACGCTGTTCAGCGGGCTGCTGACCATGCTGCTGATCGTCGGCCTGCTGCTGCTGCTGTTCCGCAACCGGGGCGGGGGGGGGACCGATGCCGCCAGCAGCTTCGGGAAGTCGAAGGCGGCGGTGATCGCGGAGGGCCAGGTCAAGTTGACCTTTCAGGACGTCGCCGGGTGTGACGAGGCCAAGCAGGATTTGCAGGAAGTCGTCGACTTCCTGCGCCACCCCGAGCGTTACCACCAGCTCGGCGCCCGCATCCCCCACGGCGTCCTCCTCGTCGGCCCCCCCGGCTCCGGCAAAACCCTGCTCGCCAAAGCCGTCGCGGGTGAAGCCAAAGTCCCCTACTTCTCCATCTCGGGCAGTGACTTCGTCGAGATGTTCGTCGGGGTGGGCGCCGCCCGGGTGCGCGACCTGTTCGAGCAGGCGCGCAAAAGCGCGCCCTGCATCGTCTTCATCGACGAGATCGACGCCGTCGGCCGCAAGCGTGGCGTCAACCTGCAAGGCGGCAACGACGAACGCGAACAGACCCTCAACCAACTGCTGGTCGAGATGGACGGCTTCTCCAGCGGCCAGGAAGTCATCATCCTGGCCGCCACCAACCGCCCCGATGTGCTGGACGCCGCTTTGCTGCGTCCGGGAAGGTTTGACCGTCAGGTGGTGGTGGACGCCCCCGACGTGCGGGGGCGTGAGATGATCCTGCGCATTCATGCCCGCAAGAAACCGCTCGATCCCAGTGTGGACCTCGCGGTGATCGCCCGGAGGACGGCGGGGATGGTGGGGGCGGACCTGGAGAATCTGTTGAATGAGGCGGCGCTGGGGGCGGCGCGGGCGGGACGGTCACGGATCGTGATGCGGGATGTGGAGGAGGCGCGGGACCGGGTGTTGATGGGACCGGAACGGCGCTCACTGGTGGTCCGGGAAGCGGACCGCAAGGTCACCGCCTACCACGAGGTCGGTCATGCCCTCGCCGCGCAGTTGCTCCCCCATGCGGACAAGGCCCACAAGCTGACCATCGTGCCGCGTGGGCGGTCGCTGGGCTCGGCGCTCTACACGCCCGAGGACCGCATGCACCTCACGCGCGCCGCGCTGCTCGACCGCATCTGTGTGGCGCTGGCCGGGCACGCCGCCGAGGAGGTCGCCACCGGACAGGTCACGACCGGGGCCGCGAACGACTTCCAGCAGGCGACCAACCTCGCCCGCCGGATGGTGACCGAGTGGGGCATGAGTGAGGTGGGGCAGCTCGCGCTGGCGCAGGAGAGCGCCGGGTACCTGGGCTACGGCCCGCAGCAGGGCGTCTACAGCGACCACACCGCCGAGCGCATCGACGCCGAACTCGCCCGCATCCTGAACGGGCAGTACGAGCGGGCGGCGGCCCTGCTGACCGAGCACGCGCATGTCCTGCACCGCCTGACCGACGCGCTGATGGCCCGCGAGTCGCTGACCGGCGAGGACGTGCAGACGGTCCTGGCGGGGGGCACGCTGGACGGCCCCGCCTCCACCCCGGAGGGGGACGAAGGCCCCGCCGCGCAGCCCGGCCTGACGCCCAACCCCGCCTGA
- the dnaK gene encoding molecular chaperone DnaK has protein sequence MPKAVGIDLGTTNSVIAAMEGGRPEVIVNAEGARTTPSVVAYKGDERLVGQIARRQAALNPLATLFDVKRFIGRRWDEVKEEAARAPFKVKEGPGGSVRIEVNGKDLAPEQVSAEVLRKLVNDASAKLGQKITDAVITVPAYFDNSQREATKQAGEIAGLNVLRVINEPTAAALAYGLERKGNETVLVFDLGGGTFDVTILELGEGVFEVKSTAGDTHLGGADFDQRIVNWLAEEFQKEHHFDLRKDPQALQRLIEAAERAKIELSNATETTISLPFITFDPETRTPLHLERTLTRAKFEELTADLLRRVRQPIEQAMADAKVSAKDIDEVILVGGSTRMPAVKRIVKEITGKEPNESVNPDEAVALGAAVQAGIIEGDTNLGDIVLVDVTPLTLGVEVKGGMVAPMITRNTTIPAKKTEIYTTAENNQPGVEIVVLQGERPMAADNKSLGRFKLEGIPPMPAGRPQIEVTFDIDANGILHVTAKEKTSGKEASIRIENTTTLDKGDVDRMVREAEQNAEADRQRREKVEKRNNLDSLRVQALGQIEENANAPQDAKDSLRAAAERAEEAIRSDNDQQIADAQQRLEEALRTFMPAAQQGGQGQADQGGQPQANRQEDDVIDADFKPAE, from the coding sequence ATGCCGAAAGCCGTCGGAATCGACCTCGGAACCACCAACAGCGTGATCGCCGCCATGGAAGGTGGGCGCCCGGAAGTTATCGTCAACGCGGAAGGCGCGCGCACCACGCCCTCGGTCGTCGCCTACAAGGGTGACGAGCGTCTGGTGGGCCAGATTGCCCGCCGTCAGGCCGCGCTGAACCCGCTGGCCACCCTCTTCGATGTCAAACGCTTCATCGGTCGCCGCTGGGACGAGGTGAAAGAAGAGGCGGCCCGCGCCCCCTTCAAGGTCAAGGAAGGCCCCGGCGGGTCCGTCCGCATTGAGGTGAACGGCAAGGACCTCGCCCCCGAGCAGGTCAGCGCCGAGGTGCTCCGGAAGCTGGTGAACGACGCCAGCGCGAAACTCGGCCAGAAGATCACCGACGCCGTGATCACCGTCCCCGCCTACTTCGACAACTCGCAGCGCGAGGCCACCAAGCAGGCGGGCGAGATCGCGGGCCTGAACGTGCTGCGCGTGATCAACGAACCCACCGCCGCCGCGCTGGCCTACGGCCTGGAGCGCAAGGGCAACGAGACGGTGCTGGTCTTCGACCTGGGGGGCGGCACCTTCGACGTGACGATCCTCGAACTGGGTGAAGGCGTCTTTGAGGTGAAGTCCACCGCCGGTGACACCCACCTGGGCGGCGCGGACTTCGACCAGCGGATCGTGAACTGGCTGGCCGAGGAGTTCCAGAAGGAACACCACTTCGACCTCCGCAAGGACCCGCAGGCCCTCCAGCGTCTGATCGAGGCCGCCGAACGCGCCAAGATCGAGCTGAGCAACGCCACCGAGACGACCATCAGCCTCCCCTTCATCACCTTCGACCCGGAGACGCGCACCCCGCTGCACCTGGAGCGCACCCTGACCCGCGCCAAGTTCGAGGAACTGACCGCCGATCTGCTGCGCCGTGTGCGTCAGCCCATCGAGCAGGCGATGGCCGACGCGAAGGTGAGCGCCAAGGACATCGACGAGGTGATCCTGGTCGGCGGCTCCACCCGCATGCCCGCGGTCAAGCGCATCGTGAAGGAGATCACCGGCAAGGAGCCGAACGAGTCGGTCAACCCCGACGAGGCCGTGGCGCTGGGCGCCGCCGTGCAGGCGGGCATCATCGAGGGCGACACCAACCTGGGCGACATCGTGCTGGTGGACGTGACGCCGCTGACGCTGGGCGTGGAGGTCAAGGGCGGCATGGTCGCGCCGATGATCACCCGCAACACCACCATCCCCGCCAAGAAGACCGAGATCTACACCACCGCCGAGAACAACCAGCCGGGCGTGGAGATCGTGGTGCTGCAAGGCGAGCGTCCGATGGCCGCCGACAACAAGAGCCTGGGCCGCTTCAAGCTCGAAGGCATCCCGCCGATGCCCGCCGGTCGCCCGCAGATCGAGGTGACCTTCGACATCGACGCCAACGGCATCCTGCACGTGACCGCCAAGGAAAAGACCAGCGGCAAGGAAGCCAGCATCCGCATCGAGAACACCACCACCCTCGACAAGGGCGACGTGGACCGCATGGTGCGCGAGGCCGAGCAGAACGCCGAGGCCGACCGCCAGCGCCGCGAGAAGGTCGAGAAGCGCAACAACCTGGATAGCCTCCGTGTGCAGGCCCTGGGCCAGATCGAGGAAAACGCGAATGCGCCCCAGGACGCCAAGGACAGCCTGCGCGCCGCCGCCGAGCGGGCCGAGGAAGCCATCCGCAGCGACAACGACCAGCAGATCGCGGACGCCCAGCAGCGGCTGGAAGAGGCCCTCCGCACCTTCATGCCCGCCGCGCAGCAGGGCGGACAGGGCCAGGCGGATCAGGGCGGCCAGCCCCAGGCGAACCGCCAGGAAGACGACGTGATCGACGCGGATTTCAAGCCCGCCGAGTAA
- a CDS encoding nucleotide exchange factor GrpE, with translation MTHDDQKKNQNEQATQDTHEAREGQSNQANAEQTEEDDEDIDLGNFPGLDENMFGQVQEMMAKLERVGELEQENADLKVKLGRLAADFENYRRRTQEDVDAAEGQGVAKAAERLMPVYDDLDRALSMGSGDPAKLIPGVEAVQSRVLSIFSGLGLEATGKEGEHFDPRWHEAIQVVPGEEDDVIVQVYQLGFRMGDRLVRPARVVVSKKG, from the coding sequence ATGACCCACGACGATCAGAAGAAGAATCAGAACGAGCAGGCGACCCAGGACACCCACGAGGCCCGCGAGGGACAGAGCAACCAGGCCAATGCCGAACAGACCGAAGAGGATGACGAGGACATCGACCTGGGCAACTTCCCCGGCCTGGATGAGAACATGTTCGGCCAGGTGCAGGAGATGATGGCGAAGCTGGAGCGCGTGGGCGAACTGGAGCAGGAAAACGCCGACCTGAAGGTCAAACTCGGCCGTCTCGCCGCCGACTTCGAGAACTACCGCCGCCGCACCCAGGAGGACGTGGACGCCGCCGAGGGGCAGGGCGTTGCCAAGGCCGCCGAGCGGCTGATGCCGGTCTATGACGACCTCGACCGTGCCCTCAGCATGGGCAGCGGCGATCCCGCCAAGCTGATTCCCGGCGTGGAGGCCGTGCAGAGCAGGGTGCTGAGCATCTTCTCCGGCCTGGGCCTGGAAGCCACCGGCAAGGAGGGCGAACACTTCGACCCCCGCTGGCACGAGGCGATTCAGGTGGTCCCGGGGGAAGAGGACGACGTGATCGTGCAGGTCTACCAGCTCGGCTTCCGCATGGGCGACCGGCTGGTGCGGCCCGCACGAGTGGTGGTCAGCAAGAAGGGGTAA
- a CDS encoding DnaJ C-terminal domain-containing protein encodes MAYKDYYDVLGVQRSASDADIKSAYRKLAKQYHPDKNPGDESAADKFKEIGEAYAVLSDPEKRQLYDQYGHAGQVPPGAYPGGAGGGFQGEDFSGFDPSQFSDFFQGLFGMGGRRGGASGFAGAGGSQVSLEDLLSGLGGTQGRRFVQNVEGELQVTLQEAFQGSDEVINVDGKRLTLRVPAGTRDGARLRLAGQGPGGGDVLLTIRVLEDPRFDLDGDDLITSVDVPAPVAALGGSVTVQTLGGSGNLTIPAGSSGGRRMRLRGQGWPRKDGTRGDLYVRLNLTVPKTLSDAEKDLYRKLRDLQK; translated from the coding sequence ATGGCCTACAAAGATTATTACGACGTATTGGGCGTCCAGCGCAGTGCCTCCGACGCCGACATCAAGAGCGCGTACCGCAAGCTCGCCAAGCAGTACCACCCGGACAAGAACCCGGGGGACGAGTCGGCCGCCGACAAGTTCAAGGAGATCGGTGAGGCCTACGCGGTGCTGTCCGACCCCGAAAAGCGCCAGCTGTACGACCAGTACGGGCACGCGGGACAGGTGCCGCCCGGGGCGTATCCCGGTGGTGCGGGCGGCGGTTTCCAGGGCGAGGACTTCTCGGGCTTCGACCCCTCACAATTCAGCGACTTCTTCCAGGGCCTGTTCGGCATGGGCGGGCGCCGGGGCGGGGCGAGCGGATTTGCCGGGGCGGGGGGCAGTCAGGTCAGTCTCGAAGACCTGCTGTCCGGCCTGGGCGGCACGCAGGGGCGGAGATTCGTGCAGAACGTGGAGGGCGAACTCCAGGTCACCTTGCAGGAAGCCTTTCAGGGCTCCGACGAGGTGATCAACGTGGACGGCAAACGCCTGACCCTGCGCGTTCCGGCGGGCACCCGCGACGGCGCCCGCCTGCGCCTGGCCGGGCAGGGACCGGGCGGCGGCGACGTGCTGCTCACGATCCGCGTGCTGGAAGACCCGCGCTTCGACCTCGACGGGGACGACCTGATCACCTCGGTGGACGTGCCCGCCCCGGTTGCCGCGCTGGGGGGCAGCGTGACGGTGCAGACGCTTGGCGGCAGCGGCAACCTGACCATCCCGGCGGGGAGCAGCGGGGGCCGCCGGATGCGCCTGCGCGGGCAGGGCTGGCCGCGCAAGGACGGCACGCGCGGCGACCTCTACGTCCGGCTGAACCTCACCGTGCCCAAGACCCTCAGCGACGCGGAAAAGGACCTGTACCGCAAGCTGCGTGACCTGCAGAAGTGA
- a CDS encoding CBS domain-containing protein — translation MPTLRDIMTPDPVTVDPMATLKEVATLMLEQDIGSVLVVENDRPTGIITDRDIVIRAVAYGHDFGTPVTDYTTGDVFTMDANASIEDAAREMADRQLHRIPVTENGRLVGMVSLGDLANRTVGGMDQEALEGISVPTDQ, via the coding sequence ATGCCGACGCTCAGAGACATCATGACCCCCGACCCCGTGACCGTGGACCCGATGGCGACGCTGAAGGAAGTCGCCACGCTGATGCTGGAGCAGGACATCGGTTCGGTGCTGGTCGTGGAGAATGACCGGCCCACCGGCATCATCACCGACCGGGACATCGTGATCCGGGCGGTCGCCTACGGGCACGACTTCGGGACGCCTGTTACCGACTACACGACCGGCGACGTGTTCACGATGGACGCGAACGCCAGCATCGAGGACGCTGCCCGCGAGATGGCCGACCGCCAGCTCCACCGCATCCCCGTGACCGAGAACGGCCGCCTGGTCGGGATGGTCAGCCTGGGCGACCTGGCGAACCGCACGGTCGGCGGGATGGATCAGGAGGCCCTGGAGGGCATCAGCGTGCCCACCGACCAGTAA